Within the Syntrophorhabdaceae bacterium genome, the region TGTTCCGGCGTATCTGGTGTTCGATGAAGCATATCGCACAGGCGGTCCTCTTGAGAGATCTGCGGGCCCGGTGGGCTATAACGCCGTCCATGGAGTCTACGACTGGAGCACGGACAACAGCGCAGAAATCGAAAAAGGGTGGATCGTGCGGGGCGATAAGGTGGGCGACCTCTCGGAAAAGATAAAGATTAACCGCACCGAACTCGAAAAGACCGTGGCAGAATTCAATCAATACTCGGCTGCCGGCAAAGACCTTTCATTTGGCCGAGACAAGGATTCTATGGCGCCGATTCTTACGCCTCCTTACTACGCGCTCGAAATGGGCCTGGCCATTGTCAACACGCAGGGCGGACCCAGGCGGAACAAATTCGCCCAGGTCCTTGATCCGGACAATCGCCCGATACCCAGGCTTTATGCAGCGGGAGAACTCGGTTCATTCTTCGGTTTTCTCTATGAGCCGGGGTCGAACTATCCTGAGGCGATAGCTTTCGGGGCCATTGCAGGGAACCAGGCGGCGGCCGAAAAGCCCTTCAAAGAATGAGCCGGAACAGGACTGACAGGATAGCGGAGTATCTGGCTGGCGGGCATGGGGAAATATGCCGGCGGCAGACTACAGTTACCCGGAAAAACGCATCGATATATGTTGAGAGGAATCTGCATGGGAGAGACAATGATCAAAGAAATACCTTTTTCTGATTTTGATGCTATTAAGATCGGCCATGCCGACATCAGGGAAGCGGCTACCGGATGCACCGTTATTATCAGCGAGCAGGGGGCCATAACGGGTGTCGATGTCCGTGGCGGTGCGCCCGGCACCAGAGAGACCGATCTACTCGCGCCCACGAACCTCATAGAGAAGGTCAACGCAGTCTTTCTTGCCGGCGGGAGCGCCTTCGGCCTTGACGCGGCTGCAGGTATCATGCAGTTTCTCGAAGAGAAACATATCGGCTTCGACGTAAGGGTTACCCGCGTTCCTATTGTCACGGGTGCTGTGCTTTTCGATCTTACCGTGGGTGACTCAAGGATACGGCCGGACAAGCAAATGGGATACCAGGCCTGCGTCAATGCGCATGTTGGCGAGTCAAGGCAGGGAAATGTTGGCGCCGGAACCGGAGCCACGGTAGGCAAGATTATGGGCGTTACACGGGCCATGAAAAGCGGTCTTGGCATGTACGCCCTAAAGGCGGACGAGCTCAAGGTCGGGGCCATCGTGGCGGTCAATTGCCTGGGCGACGTAATCGATCCGGCCACCGGAGAGGTCTTGGCGGGCGTTCTC harbors:
- a CDS encoding P1 family peptidase — its product is MGETMIKEIPFSDFDAIKIGHADIREAATGCTVIISEQGAITGVDVRGGAPGTRETDLLAPTNLIEKVNAVFLAGGSAFGLDAAAGIMQFLEEKHIGFDVRVTRVPIVTGAVLFDLTVGDSRIRPDKQMGYQACVNAHVGESRQGNVGAGTGATVGKIMGVTRAMKSGLGMYALKADELKVGAIVAVNCLGDVIDPATGEVLAGVLNEDGKTIANTEEIMVRAQSKGTNLFGGNTTVGVVVTNASLTKAQATKVASMSQNAYARTMRPAHTMFDGDTIFAMALGETERDVSVVGMLAARAMEHAIIAAVKNAGPLYNLKCYRDTR